From a region of the Eublepharis macularius isolate TG4126 chromosome 7, MPM_Emac_v1.0, whole genome shotgun sequence genome:
- the DND1 gene encoding dead end protein homolog 1 yields MEGDCGAQQVRMRRGGVPLRGAPSRFGCLWAGVQAWTEEVNRANKAALWAWVRETGVRLVQVNGQRKFGGPPPGWAGGTPPSGAEVFIGKIPQEVYEDKLIPVFQRVGKLYEFRLMMTFSGLNRGFAYAKYSNRRSAQEAIGALNGFEIQPGHPIVVCRSTEKCELSIDGLALSVQQRQLQQLLSELTVGVASISLHPSPFQKGKQFAGVKYISHRAAAMAKKVLVEGSLSLCGNEIEVDWLKPNRKHELHSSVQALSEILPSNCSADDAPGQEASRPLDPHVPLAAGNALDYLNLQCEERKLGPPVFLTKCMQRNPGGWLQYWYQVVIPNFPSPFSGLIWIKQDHSVVEDHEKAKNAVALQLLKVLGCPVV; encoded by the exons ATGGAGGGGGACTGCGGCGCGCAGCAGGTGCGGATGCGTCGAGGAGGGGTGCCGCTGCGGGGGGCCCCGTCGCGCTTTGGGTGCCTCTGGGCGGGTGTCCAG GCGTGGACCGAGGAGGTGAACCGGGCGAACAAAGCGGCGCTGTGGGCGTGGGTGCGGGAGACTGGCGTCCGGCTGGTGCAGGTCAACGGGCAGAGGAAGTTCGGCGGCCCTCCGCCAG GCTGGGCTGGTGGAACACCCCCTTCGGGGGCCGAGGTATTTATTGGCAAAATACCTCAAGAAGTCTATGAAGATAAATTAATTCCTGTCTTCCAAAGAGTGGGGAAGCTCTATGAGTTCCGCCTCATGATGACCTTCAGCGGGCTCAACCGTGGCTTTGCCTACGCCAAATACTCCAACCGGCGCAGTGCTCAGGAGGCCATAGGTGCCCTCAACGGCTTTGAAATCCAGCCCGGCCACCCCATCGTGGTCTGCAGAAGCACCGAGAAGTGTGAGCTCTCCATCGACGGGCTGGCCCTGTCTGTGCAGCAGCGCCAGCTCCAGCAGCTGCTCAGCGAACTCACTGTGGGAGTGGCCAGCATCTCCTTGCACCCGAGCCCTTTCCAGAAAGGAAAGCAGTTTGCAGGGGTGAAGTACATCTCCCACCGGGCTGCTGCAATGGCGAAGAAGGTGCTGGTGGAAG GGAGTCTGAGCCTCTGTGGAAACGAAATCGAGGTGGATTGGCTGAAACCAAACAGGAAGCACGAACTCCACAGCTCTGTGCAAGCCCTCTCGGAGATCCTGCCATCCAATTGCTCTGCCGACGATGCTCCCGGCCAAGAAGCTTCTCGGCCTCTGGATCCTCATGTCCCACTAGCTGCAGGCAATGCCCTCGACTACCTAAATCTCCAGTGTGAGGAGCGGAAGCTGGGCCCCCCTGTGTTCCTCACCAAATGCATGCAGAGGAACCCTGGTGGCTGGCTGCAGTACTGGTATCAGGTGGTGATTCCAAACTTTCCATCACCGTTTAGTGGATTAATCTGGATCAAGCAAGATCATTCAGTCGTAGAAGACCATGAGAAGGCAAAAAACGCGGTCGCACTGCAACTCCTCAAAGTCCTGG GGTGCCCAGTGGTGTGA